The Paenibacillus dendritiformis region ACGGCCTCGGTCAGCAGATAATCCCGCTCCCCGTCCGATTCATACGCAATGACGTCTGGCGCGAGGCCAAGACCGTGCATGAACCGCGTCATCCGGCATTCCCGTTCCAGACTGCCGCCGGCGCATATTTTAAGGAACGCGTGCTCCGCCCCCTCTACGAACAAGGTCTTCGCCGCTTCCGAACAGCTGCTGTCATAGATAGTTGCCTGTTCAAGATACGGCCGCATGGCGCCCGGCACCGTCCCGAAATCAAAAGTTATTTCCGTTCTCTTCATTTCTTTTCCTCCTGCCGCCAAAGACGCTCCCCCTGCCCGCTTACGCTCTCCGGGACAGCTTCAGCATCGTATCCGCATTCTTCTGGAAGCGATACGGAACGCGCACCTCTTCCGCGTCCCACCCTTGGCTGTCCATATATTCGAGCAGCGGTCCGGCATGCTCATACTTGCGGTTCGACAAGTCCGCCAGCGGGAAAATGCGAATCTCTTCGCGCGTCACCCGCATCAGCTCGCGAATCGTCCGCACATGAAAATCATAATCCAGCCGATCCGCATACATGAACAGGAAATGGGCCGACAAGGTAATGTCGAAGGCCTCGTCCGGGAACGGCAGCTCGGGCAGCACGGCCGGCACATAGCGCTCCGGGGCCTGCTTCATGTCTGCCGCGCAATCGCGCAGCGCCTGTATTCGAGTCCGCTTCAATCCGGCTACCGATTGATATTCGTCCCAGATGTAGTTCGCTTGCGCCTTCTCCATATGCTCCATCGCATGCTCAATATCCTGCAGTCCTTTGCGTTCCAGCTCTTCCGCCGCATAATAGTAAGCGATATCGGCTGCCGTCACATCCACCCCATGCCGGCTGGCGACAGCCGTGAAGGAGCATGCCCCGGACGGACAATCCAATATCCGCTTCCCCGCCATCTGCTCCGCCGACAGATCGAACATCTTCACATACTCTTCGAACGTCCTTCCAATAAACACGATCCGGCTCAAATCCAGCTTTACCTCCGCTTGACTCATCTCTGCTCAGCTCACCTTTCTCCGCTAAATAATAATTCACTCGCATTGTACCATATGGTGGAGAATTTTACTGCATATCCGCCTGCCTCGCAGACGGCTTGCCGCCCGGTCTGCGGGGATCGGAGGTGGCCAGGTATACCCCGGCCAGGACGACAGCCATCCCTGCGGCTTGCTCCCAGGTGACGGTGCTGCCATAGACGGCTACGGACATCAGCGTCGCCACGATCGGCGTCAGGTTCAAGTACATGCTGGCCATGTTCCCGCCCAACACCTCTACCCCTTTAT contains the following coding sequences:
- a CDS encoding methyltransferase domain-containing protein; the protein is MSQAEVKLDLSRIVFIGRTFEEYVKMFDLSAEQMAGKRILDCPSGACSFTAVASRHGVDVTAADIAYYYAAEELERKGLQDIEHAMEHMEKAQANYIWDEYQSVAGLKRTRIQALRDCAADMKQAPERYVPAVLPELPFPDEAFDITLSAHFLFMYADRLDYDFHVRTIRELMRVTREEIRIFPLADLSNRKYEHAGPLLEYMDSQGWDAEEVRVPYRFQKNADTMLKLSRRA